The following coding sequences lie in one Synechococcus sp. CC9902 genomic window:
- the glmU gene encoding bifunctional UDP-N-acetylglucosamine diphosphorylase/glucosamine-1-phosphate N-acetyltransferase GlmU — translation MLAVAVLAAGKGTRMKSALPKVLQPLAGATLVERVLASAKNLQPERRLLIVGHQAERVEQTLEHVNGLEFVLQSPQNGTGHAVQQLLPVMEGFEGELLVLNGDVPLLRAATIDALVQGHRSSGADVTLLTARLADPTGYGRVFADTDGQVSNIIEHRDCSEEQRGNNLTNAGIYCFNWAALAEVLPQLSNDNDQGELYLTDTVAMLPRAMHLEVDDPDEVNGINNRKQLAQCEGVLQQRLRDYWMDEGVTFVDPASCTLSEDCRFGRDVVVEPQTHFRGCCSIGDNSKLGPGTLIDNASLGDRVEVVQSVVREAKVGDDVSIGPFAHLRPAADVGHGCRIGNFVEVKKSSLGAGSKVNHLSYIGDASLGENVNVGAGTITANYDGVNKHQTVIGDHSKTGANSVLVAPVTIGDHVTIGAGSTITKDVPSKALSIGRARQMTKDNWANRSI, via the coding sequence ATGCTCGCTGTTGCCGTTCTTGCCGCTGGGAAAGGCACACGCATGAAGAGTGCCCTACCGAAAGTGCTGCAACCCCTGGCGGGGGCAACGTTGGTGGAACGGGTTCTCGCCAGCGCCAAGAACCTCCAGCCTGAGCGCCGCCTGCTGATCGTTGGTCACCAGGCCGAACGCGTCGAACAAACGCTGGAGCACGTGAACGGTTTGGAATTTGTGCTGCAATCGCCCCAAAACGGCACGGGCCACGCGGTGCAACAACTCCTGCCAGTGATGGAAGGATTCGAGGGAGAACTTCTCGTTCTCAACGGTGATGTGCCGCTCTTGCGGGCCGCAACGATCGATGCCCTCGTGCAAGGACACCGCAGCAGTGGTGCCGATGTCACGCTGCTGACGGCGCGTCTGGCCGACCCAACCGGCTATGGCCGAGTTTTCGCCGATACGGACGGCCAGGTGAGCAACATCATTGAGCATCGCGATTGCAGCGAAGAGCAACGCGGCAACAACCTCACCAACGCCGGTATTTATTGCTTCAACTGGGCAGCCCTAGCTGAGGTGTTGCCCCAGCTGAGCAACGACAACGATCAGGGGGAGCTCTACCTCACCGACACTGTGGCGATGTTGCCCCGCGCCATGCATCTGGAGGTTGATGATCCCGATGAGGTGAACGGCATCAACAACCGCAAACAGCTCGCCCAGTGCGAAGGGGTATTGCAGCAACGCCTTAGGGATTACTGGATGGATGAAGGGGTCACCTTTGTGGACCCAGCCAGTTGCACCCTCAGCGAAGACTGCCGCTTCGGTCGTGACGTGGTGGTTGAACCGCAAACCCATTTCCGTGGCTGCTGCTCGATCGGAGACAACTCCAAATTGGGGCCAGGAACATTGATTGACAATGCAAGCTTGGGCGATCGCGTCGAGGTGGTGCAGTCGGTGGTGCGAGAAGCAAAGGTGGGAGATGACGTGAGCATTGGACCCTTTGCTCACCTGCGGCCCGCTGCAGACGTCGGCCATGGCTGCCGCATCGGCAACTTTGTTGAAGTGAAAAAGAGCAGCTTGGGGGCCGGGAGCAAGGTGAACCACCTCAGCTACATCGGCGACGCCAGCTTGGGCGAGAACGTGAATGTGGGAGCAGGAACGATCACCGCGAACTACGACGGCGTGAACAAACACCAAACCGTGATCGGAGACCACAGCAAAACAGGTGCCAACAGCGTTCTCGTCGCGCCAGTCACCATCGGTGATCACGTCACTATTGGAGCCGGTTCAACCATCACCAAAGACGTACCGAGCAAGGCGCTCTCCATTGGCCGCGCCCGTCAAATGACCAAGGACAACTGGGCGAATCGCTCGATCTAG
- the murF gene encoding UDP-N-acetylmuramoyl-tripeptide--D-alanyl-D-alanine ligase has translation MTITVRQLIACWGAPLGPTPDPDMALGRICTDSRSLQTGDFFVPLVGENFDGHSFLGQLSALGAQAAVVEQSWSDPLPSDLLHWRVDDTLKAYQQLALLHRRSLDQPLVAVTGSAGKTTTRELIRAALAPLGDVHCSEGNNNNDIGVPLTVLSADSHHCALVIEMGMRGPGEIERLSRCTEPDVAVITNIGTAHIGRLGSREAIAAAKCEITAALKSDGVVVIPAGDALLETALSKVWSGRVVRVRLADDTPVAADCIGAIDAGQLEVGAHRLPLPLEGRHNARNVLLALAVADQLGVDSASLNAMEVSVPGGRNRRLVQGGLTLLDETYNASPEAVMAALTLLSSQPGRRFAVLGTMLELGAQSLQLHADVATQAAALKLDGLVVVDGGAEGRAMANAAAGLPRLAVVSSPEDAAKPLKEWLRPGDVVLLKASRGVALERLLPLLPSF, from the coding sequence ATGACCATCACTGTTCGTCAGCTGATCGCCTGCTGGGGAGCTCCGTTGGGGCCAACTCCAGACCCTGATATGGCCCTCGGTCGGATCTGCACCGATAGTCGCTCGCTCCAAACCGGTGACTTTTTTGTGCCCCTCGTTGGCGAGAATTTTGACGGCCACAGCTTCCTAGGCCAGTTGTCAGCTCTCGGAGCCCAGGCCGCTGTGGTGGAGCAGTCCTGGTCGGATCCCTTGCCATCGGATCTGTTGCACTGGCGCGTTGACGACACCCTGAAGGCCTACCAGCAGTTGGCTTTGCTGCATCGCCGTTCGCTGGATCAGCCCCTGGTCGCGGTGACTGGTTCAGCGGGAAAAACCACCACCCGTGAATTGATTCGTGCCGCCCTGGCCCCCCTGGGTGATGTGCACTGCAGCGAGGGAAACAACAACAACGACATTGGCGTTCCGCTCACCGTGCTGTCCGCGGATTCCCACCATTGCGCCTTGGTGATTGAAATGGGCATGCGTGGTCCTGGTGAAATTGAACGCTTGTCGCGCTGCACCGAGCCGGATGTGGCGGTGATCACCAACATCGGCACAGCCCACATCGGCCGTCTTGGCAGCCGGGAGGCGATCGCCGCCGCGAAATGTGAAATCACAGCCGCCCTGAAATCCGATGGTGTGGTGGTGATCCCAGCCGGTGATGCTTTGCTCGAGACAGCCCTCTCGAAGGTGTGGAGTGGCCGTGTTGTGCGGGTTCGGTTGGCGGACGACACCCCTGTAGCGGCTGATTGCATCGGTGCCATCGACGCTGGCCAGCTTGAGGTTGGTGCGCATCGCCTGCCATTGCCCTTGGAGGGGCGCCACAACGCCCGTAATGTTTTGCTGGCCCTGGCGGTGGCAGACCAGCTTGGTGTTGATAGCGCCTCCCTCAACGCGATGGAGGTGTCGGTGCCGGGTGGGCGCAATCGCCGCTTGGTTCAAGGGGGACTCACCCTTCTCGACGAGACCTACAACGCCTCCCCTGAAGCGGTCATGGCCGCCCTCACGCTGTTGTCGTCCCAGCCTGGTCGGCGGTTTGCAGTCCTCGGAACGATGCTCGAGTTGGGAGCGCAAAGCCTGCAGCTTCACGCTGACGTGGCAACGCAGGCTGCAGCGCTGAAGCTGGATGGGTTGGTGGTGGTGGATGGTGGTGCTGAGGGGCGGGCGATGGCGAACGCTGCCGCTGGTTTGCCCCGTCTTGCTGTGGTGTCTTCTCCGGAGGACGCTGCAAAACCCTTAAAGGAATGGCTCAGGCCCGGGGATGTGGTGTTGCTGAAGGCCAGCCGCGGTGTGGCGCTTGAGCGGCTGCTTCCCCTGTTGCCGTCGTTCTAG
- the aroA gene encoding 3-phosphoshikimate 1-carboxyvinyltransferase: MSASASRDLKTGGCLQGRVKVPGDKSISHRSLLFGAIAEGTTTIEGLLPAEDPISTAACLRAMGVGITPIEAGKIVTVEGVGLDGLQEPQHILDCGNSGTTMRLMLGLLAGRAGRHFVLDGDASLRRRPMRRVGQPLASMGADVRGRDNGNLAPLAVQGTTLRGTIVGTPVASAQVKSAILLAALTADGPTTVIEPSQSRDHSERMLRAFGANLEVGGEMGRHISVKPGATLHGQTVVVPGDISSAAFWLVAGALVPGSDLTIENVGLNPTRTGILEVLDQMGANIEIVHPRDVAGEPVGDLRVKHGPLKPFQFGEEIMPRLVDEVPILSVAACFCDGESRISGASELRVKETDRLAVMARQLKAMGAEIEEHEDGMTIRGGRPLRGTALDSETDHRVAMSMAIAALMASGPSTLARSEAAAVSYPTFWDDLARLHS; this comes from the coding sequence TTGAGCGCGTCCGCATCCCGAGATCTCAAGACTGGGGGATGCCTCCAAGGGCGCGTCAAAGTCCCAGGCGACAAGTCGATCTCGCATCGTTCCCTTTTATTTGGTGCCATTGCCGAAGGCACAACCACGATCGAAGGGCTTTTACCGGCGGAGGATCCGATCAGCACGGCGGCTTGCCTGAGGGCCATGGGGGTCGGGATCACTCCGATCGAAGCTGGGAAAATTGTCACCGTGGAAGGGGTGGGCCTCGATGGTCTCCAGGAACCGCAGCACATTCTTGATTGCGGTAATTCCGGCACCACGATGCGGCTGATGCTCGGTTTGCTGGCGGGCCGAGCGGGGCGGCATTTCGTGTTGGATGGCGACGCTTCCCTGCGCCGACGACCGATGCGTCGTGTGGGCCAGCCATTGGCCTCCATGGGTGCCGATGTGCGAGGCCGCGATAACGGCAACTTGGCTCCGCTGGCCGTGCAAGGAACCACATTGCGCGGAACCATCGTTGGAACGCCGGTGGCCAGTGCCCAGGTGAAGTCGGCCATCCTGCTGGCGGCGCTCACCGCCGACGGACCCACCACCGTGATCGAACCATCGCAATCACGGGACCACAGCGAACGCATGTTGCGGGCCTTTGGAGCCAACCTTGAAGTGGGCGGTGAAATGGGGCGTCACATCAGCGTGAAGCCAGGGGCAACGCTTCATGGCCAAACCGTTGTGGTGCCGGGTGATATCAGTTCAGCGGCGTTCTGGCTCGTGGCTGGAGCCCTGGTGCCCGGATCTGATCTCACCATCGAAAACGTGGGGCTGAATCCAACGCGCACCGGAATCCTGGAGGTTCTGGATCAAATGGGCGCCAACATCGAAATCGTTCATCCCCGGGATGTTGCTGGAGAACCGGTGGGAGATCTCCGGGTGAAGCACGGCCCACTGAAGCCCTTCCAATTCGGGGAAGAAATCATGCCCCGCCTCGTGGACGAAGTGCCAATCCTCAGTGTTGCGGCCTGTTTCTGCGATGGGGAGAGTCGCATCAGCGGTGCTTCAGAACTGCGGGTGAAAGAAACCGATCGATTGGCGGTGATGGCGCGTCAACTCAAAGCGATGGGGGCCGAGATCGAAGAACACGAGGACGGGATGACCATCCGAGGTGGCAGACCCTTGCGTGGCACGGCCTTAGACAGTGAAACCGACCACAGAGTGGCGATGAGCATGGCCATTGCGGCATTGATGGCCAGTGGCCCATCAACCCTGGCCCGCAGTGAAGCTGCAGCCGTGTCTTATCCCACCTTTTGGGACGACCTTGCACGACTGCACAGCTAA
- a CDS encoding tRNA (5-methylaminomethyl-2-thiouridine)(34)-methyltransferase MnmD, translated as MHDCTANSGHSTALGELQDFPTADGSFSLHSVQFGEAFHNSAGAASEAQAKFVGPAELERFRGGEPLQILDVCLGLGYNTAAVLGALPTPAPAVRWWGLEMDRRPLELALAQPSFQALWSDAVLHKLAAIRDQGGWSTPGNEGQQLWGDARRMLSSIPEAVRFDLILHDAFSPQRCPELWSEEFLSALAQRLAPGGRLLTYSRAAAIRGSLKRAGLALRSLPSAPGERTGWSSGTVAIKGGGIKAGINGGEALEQAGVTWRPLSTMEQEHLLTRAAVPFRDPDQRDLAPVILERRSQEQLHCGLEATNTWQRRWRAADANGGIGSTKLSQ; from the coding sequence TTGCACGACTGCACAGCTAATTCAGGGCATTCGACTGCTCTGGGAGAACTCCAGGACTTTCCGACTGCCGATGGAAGCTTCAGTCTTCACAGCGTGCAGTTTGGGGAGGCCTTTCACAACTCCGCTGGTGCGGCAAGTGAAGCTCAGGCCAAATTCGTTGGCCCCGCCGAACTGGAGCGTTTTAGGGGCGGTGAACCACTGCAAATCCTGGATGTATGCCTTGGGCTTGGCTACAACACCGCCGCGGTGCTGGGGGCCTTACCAACACCGGCACCTGCCGTGCGTTGGTGGGGACTGGAAATGGATCGTCGCCCCCTCGAGCTCGCTTTGGCGCAGCCCAGTTTTCAAGCCCTTTGGTCTGACGCTGTGCTGCACAAACTTGCTGCCATCCGAGACCAAGGGGGCTGGTCGACACCAGGAAACGAGGGGCAACAACTCTGGGGAGATGCGCGCCGGATGCTGTCCAGCATTCCCGAGGCGGTGCGCTTCGATCTGATCCTGCATGACGCCTTTTCCCCGCAGCGATGTCCGGAGCTTTGGTCGGAGGAATTTCTTAGTGCCCTAGCCCAGCGGTTGGCGCCCGGGGGGCGACTGCTCACCTACAGCCGAGCGGCCGCGATCCGGGGCAGCCTGAAGCGAGCGGGCTTAGCGCTTCGATCTCTCCCATCCGCTCCAGGAGAACGGACGGGATGGAGCAGTGGAACGGTTGCTATCAAAGGCGGGGGCATCAAAGCGGGGATCAATGGCGGTGAGGCTCTGGAGCAAGCAGGGGTGACTTGGCGGCCGCTTTCGACCATGGAACAAGAGCACCTGCTCACCCGTGCCGCGGTTCCCTTCCGCGATCCAGACCAGCGGGATCTGGCCCCCGTGATTTTGGAGCGCCGTTCACAGGAGCAACTGCACTGCGGCCTGGAAGCCACCAACACCTGGCAACGACGCTGGCGGGCTGCTGATGCGAACGGGGGCATAGGCAGCACCAAACTCTCCCAGTAG